The DNA window CATATAAAAATGGTGTTAAAGATGGAGTACAAAAGCAATATTCAAAAGATGGGAAATTGATTGTTGAAGCTACTTTAAAAAATAATTTAAGAAATGGTAGCTACAAGGATTACTTTGAAAATGGAAAAATAGAGAATGAAGGAATGTATAAAGATGATAAAGAAGAAGGTATTCATAAAGAATATTATTCTAATGGAAAGATAAAAAAAGAAGTAGAATTTAAAGCTGGAATACCAAATGGAATAGCAAGAGAATACAATGAAAAAGGAATAAAAGAAAAAGAAACTTCATTTAAGAATGGAATAGAAGATGGAATTAGAAAAAATTTCTATAAAAATGGAAATTTAAAATATAGTGTAGAAATGAAAAATGGTGTAGAGAATGGAGCTTTTAAACAATATTATGAAAATGGAGTATTAGAAATAGAGGCTTTTTATAAAAATGGAAAGCTAGAAGGAATTAGGAAAGATTATTATAAAAGTGGGAAACTTGAAGTAGAAGGTTTTCATAAAAATGGAGAACCAGATGGTTGGACTTATGTTTATAATGAAGATGGAAGTTTAAAAAGAGAAATATTTTTTGTTGAAGGAAAGGCTTATGAAAAAGATAATAAAAAGAAATAAGGGGAATTAATGAAAAAATTTGAATTAAGACCTATTTATTATCCAAAAGATTCGTACTTAAATTATATATTAGAAATTTGGGTAGATGGAGTTAATATAAGTCAATTTTATGAAGAAAATAAATTGAGAATAGATGTAGGATATATCTTTCATATTTATAATTTTTTTGATAATTATTTAGAAGAAATCATAAAAGAAGAAGTTTTACCTTATGAAAATATAGAAGGAACAACAATTTTTGAAACCATAGACAATATTAAGGAGAAATATTTTTATTGGTTAAAAGATGATTATGGACATGATGAAGATGATGAAACTGATGAAGAAATAGAGCAAATAATTAATATATCTGAGCCTTTTTATGAATGGCAAAGAGCACATAGATTACTTTTATCAGGACCATTCTTGTATATACCAGATATTATTTTTAGAAGGATAGGAGATAAAATAGAAATTTCTTGGGATACTACTTGGGATATTACATATCAACAAAGAAAATATGAAAATGAAAATATCAAATTTATTTCAACAAAGGGAGTAAGTTATATTGATGCTAATGAGTTTTACTTAGAAATAAAAAAATTTTTAAAAAAGATAGACAACATATCAAAAATTCAAAATGAAAAATTTCATATTATTGAGAAAACTGGAAAATTAATATATACAAAAGACCCTTATAATAATATTGAATTTAAAGAAGAAAAAGAATTTTTACAAGATTTAGAAAAAATAGGTTATAAATTTTTCACTATATATGAATTAGTGTTAATAACAGAAAAAGATAAAAAGATAGTTCCAGTTATACTGAAATACTTATCAAAAATAGAAGATGAAAATATAAAAACACACTTAGCTTATTTTTTAGCAGTAAAAAATTATAAGGAAGCCTCTGAAAAACTAATAAAAGAATTTTATAATGCTAAAACAAATGAATATAGAATAGCATTATCCAAGGCTTTGTCAACTATTTATAATAAAGACATTTTAAATGAATTATTAGAAATAGCTAAAAATAAAGAATATAAAGATGTAAATTTTCCAATTATATTTACTTTAAGAAAATATAGAGATATAAGAGTAAAGATGTTTTTTGAAAAATAGTAGAATGGAGTAATAATGAAAACTTATGTTTTAGATGTATTAGAAAATGTTTTAAATGAGGAAGAAGCTAATCAATATTATTATAAAGCCTTTATTGAAATGGATAAAAGAGAGAGAATTCCTTATATAGTAAATGAAAATAGATATTTAAAATTTTTACTTAGATTGTATAAAATAGACAAGAATGTAGTTTATAAATGCAGGTTCTTTGAAAAATGGTATTTTGATTTTTTAGGGAATTCAGAGAAACTTCACTACAAAAATTCTATCAAAAAACTTAGAAGAAAGACTTTAAATAAAAGGAAATTTTTTAGTAAAGATAAAGATATTTTAGAAATAATTTTTAAAATAAGTTTTAGAGATGTTTTTGATTTCCAAAAAGCTTATAAAATTTATTTCTCAAATCTCAAAATTTTAATAACTTCTTTAACAGATTATTACTATTTTGTAACTTTCTTAGATAAAGATGAAGAAAAGGTTAGGAACTTAGTGAAGAAATCAAAACTATTTTTAAGATGAGGTAAAATATGGAAGTAAAAGACCAAGAAAAATTTTTGGAAATAAAAAAAGAAGTTATAAAAATGATTGAAAGTAAAAAAGAGAAACTAACAGAAAATAATATAAAAGTAGATATAATGGTAGATATAATAAATAATGAAGAAAATTATTATATTTTAGCTTTTGAAAGTAATAGTGGAGTTGCACAATTAGAAATAACAACACCTCATTTTGCACCTTATTATTATGCTTGTTTTAATATATTATGGTTAAATGATGATGAGCCTTATTGGTGGCTTGATGAAGAAAATAGCACTATTAAAGATATATTAAAAAATTTAGAAAAATCATTAGATTATTTTATAAATTCTTAAAAAATTGAGATGAGGTGAAAATATGGAAGTTAGATATGATGTTTATTTAGAAGATGAAAATGACTTTGATTTTCCTATGAGAAAGATAGAACTTATTTTTTCTCATTTGACAGAAGAAGAAAAAGAAATCTTAGAAAAATATAATTTTAAATATGAATATACAGAAGATAATAAAATAAAATTAAAAGAAGAAAATGCTATCTATTACACTGTTGAAATTGATGAAGAAGATAAGGGAATATATTTAGAAAAAACAAAAATTTATTATAACTACTTTAAGTATGATTTTTGTTCAAAAGAAAGTGAAGATACTAGAAATTTAGTTATATCAAAAGAAGGAGTAAGAGTAGAAATTATTTTTGATAAAAAATGGAGATAAGTTATGGTTGATTTTAGAAGTATTTTAGTAGAGAGAATGGAATATAAGGATTCAATATTGTATTTATATTGTAAGACATTTTATAAAGTAGTAGAAAATGATTATTATAGAAAATATGATTATAATGTTTATCACAGAAAAGTTTTAAAATTTAAAAATGTAAAAAGATTTGAATATTATTTAGATGAACAAATTTATAATTTTATTTGTGAATTAAATGATTTACAAGAAGAACTTGGAATAAATTATTTTTCAAAAATATTTTACAAGAGTAAAAAAAGAAATAGGTTATACATTTTTGAAAGAGGCTATTTTGGAGATTTTATTATGATAGAATTTAAAGATGATAAAAAAGAAAAAATAGTAATAGATGAAAAAGAAAAATATTTAGAAATAAAAAAAGAACTTTTAAAAATATTTCAAAGTAAAAAAGAAAAATTTGAAGAAAAAAATATAAAGTTAGAAGTAATTGAAGAGAAGGAAGATAGTTATATCATTAACTTGAAGAAAGTAAAAAGAATAGCCACATTATCACTTAGAATACCTAATTCTACAAGATATTATTATATTCACTATAAACAAGATTTTCATAGATATGATTGGTATGATGAAGAATATCATACTGTTTCTGAGATAGCTGAACAGCTAAATATAATGCTGGATAGATTTTAAAAGAGAGAAAAAGGAGCTTTCAAGCTACCACACTTTACTAACTCCTAGCTTTGATTTTTTACAAGAATCTAAACCAATAAACTTGTAATAATACATTCAATTAGTAAATAATAGAAAACTTCTATTATAGCTACTAAAAGAAATAATATTATTAATATTTGTTTCTGTTTGCTAGACATTTTTTCACCTCCAAAATTAGAATGAAAAAATGGGAGACTTTTTAAATTATATCAAAAATTTTAAATATTGAAAATGAATAAAAAATATGTTATACTAAATTATAAAAATTGCTAGACAAAGAGACAAGAAAAGTCAGGACTACCACAAATGCCTGGCTTTTTTATTTTACAATTTTACCACTCTGTAAATAACTAAAAAAATATGGTACAATATACAATAGAATTCAATAACCATAAGGAAAAATATAAGGGGAATGTGATGGAAAAGATTTATAAAATTGTAGCTGAAGAATTAAAAATTCCAGTTGATAAAGTTGAGAACACAATAAAACTTTTAGATGATGGAGCTACTATACCTTTTGTTGCAAGATATAGAAAAGAAATAACAGGAAATTTAGATGAAGTACAAATAGGAGATATATTACAAAAGGTTGAATATTTAAGAAATTTAGAAGAAAGAAAAGAAGAAGTAATAAGACTGATTGAAGAACAAGGAAAATTAACAGAAGAATTAAGAAACAGCATAATAGAAGCAAAAATTTTACAAGAAGTTGAAGATATTTATTTTCCATATAGAAAGAAAAAGAAAACAAAGGCTGATATTGCTAAGGAAAGAGGCTTAGAACCACTAGCAGAAAAATTTTATATAGCTAACAACTTAGAAGAAATTCAAAATTTAGCAAAGGATTTTATAACAGAAGAAGTTCCAACAGTTGAAGATGCAATAGAAGGAGCTATGCTTATAATTGCACAAAATATTTCTGAAAAAGCTGAATACAGAGAAAGAATAAGAGAAATATATTTAAAATACTCTATTATAGAATCAAAAGCTAGTAAAAAAGCAGCAGAATTAGATGAAAAGAAAGTTTATAATGACTATTATGAATATGCTGAAAAAGTTGAAAAAATGCCATCACATAGAATACTTGCATTGAATAGAGGAGAAAAGGAAGATATATTAACAATTCATTTAAGACTTGAAGATTCTGATAGAGAAAGAATTGAAAATATGATTCTTAGAGAATTTTCTAAAAATGATTTAGTTTCAATTTATAAGGAGATTATAAAGGACTCTTTAGATAGACTTATAGTTCCTTCTATTGAGAGAGAAGTTAGAAATGCACTAACAGAAAGAGCAGAAATTGAATCAATAGCAGTATTTAAGGATAATTTAAAGAATTTGCTTTTACAAGCACCTTTAAAAGAAAAGAATGTATTGGCACTTGACCCAGGATATAGAACAGGTTGTAAGGTTGCAGTTATAGATAAATATGGTTTTTACAAAGAAAACACAGTATTTTTCTTAGTTGAAGCTATGCACAATCCAAAGCAAATTCAAGATGCTAGGGATAAATTTTTAAAATTAGTTAAAAAATATGATATAGATATTGTAAGTATAGGAAATGGAACTGCTTCAAGAGAAACAGAAACTTTTGTTGCTAATATAATAAAAGAAGAAAAATTAAATGTAAAATATTTAATAGTTAATGAAGCTGGAGCTTCAGTTTATTCAGCCTCAAAAATTGCAGCAGAAGAATTTCCAGACTTGGATGTAACTGTTAGAGGAGCTATTTCAATAGGAAGAAGAATACAAGACCCACTTGCTGAACTTGTAAAGATTGACCCTAAATCTATTGGAGTTGGAATGTATCAACATGATGTAAATCAATCTAAATTAGATGAATCTTTGGATAATGTAATAAGTCATGTAGTAAATAATGTTGGAGCTAATATTAATACTGCCTCTTGGGCTTTACTTTCTCATATTTCTGGAATAAAAAAGACTGTTGCTAAAAATATAGTTGACTACAGAAAAGAAAATGGAAACTTTAAGAACAGAAAAGAAATTCTAAAAGTTAAAGGTGTTGGACCAAAAGCCTATGAACAAATGGCAGGTTTCTTAGTTATACCAGAAGGGGAAAATATTTTAGATAATACAGTTATCCACCCTGAGTCTTATGGAATAGCAGAAGCTATTTTGGAAAAAATAGGTTTTGATTTAGAAAAATATAACAATGAATTAGATGTAGCAAGAGAAAGATTAAAATCTTTTGATTACAAGAAATTTGCCAAAGAAAATGAATTTGGTCTAGAAACAGTAAAAGATGTCTATGAAGCACTTTTAAAAGATAGAAGAGACCCAAGAGATGATTTTGAAAAACCTCTTTTAAAATCTGATATTTTAAATATTGATAATCTGGAAGTAGGAATGGAACTTGAAGGAACAGTAAGAAATGTTGTTAAATTTGGAGCATTTATAGATATTGGTTTAAAGAATGATGCACTTTTACATATTTCAGAAATATCAGATAAATATATAGATGATCCAAGTAAAGTTTTATCAGTTGGACAAATAATAAAAGTTAAAATAAAAGATGTGGACAAAGATAGAGGAAGAGTAGGCTTGACAAGAAAAGGACAAAATTAATGAGGGAGCAGTATTAAGTAATGTTTATAAAGAAAGATTCTCTACTTTTAAGAATAATTTCATATAATGGGATTGCAATAGTAATTGTTGCCTCAATTATGGCAACTCTTTTTGGAATTATGATTTTTAATGAATTGAATATGAGACTTTTAGATAAATCTCGTGAGAGAACTTTGCTTGTAAACAAAGCTTATTTGTTTGTTATTGATAGAAGTCGTGAACAGCTATATGATGCTTCAAATGATGCAGTAAATTTAGTTTTAGTTGATAGTAATGATAAGTTGCTTCAAAATAGGCTTGCATCAGCAGTAAGAAATCAACTTAGCACAGAATCATATGCTTTATATGGAAAATCATTTATTCAAATAGTTTCTCCAAATAGAAGAATTTTAGGAGAAAGTGGAGATAGGGATATAAAATATGATTTATATAAAAGTAACAATATTATTCCTTCAAAAGAATTTTTAGAATATGGTAAAGCTGAATATGTTAGCACAAAAGATGCACTTTATGTGAGAATAGTTCAACCATATAGGTTGTATAGATCAACTGAAAGAAATTTTATAGTACTCACATTTCCTTTAACTAATTATAGTTTGTCAGAAATAAAAGAATATGCTTATTTAACTAAAGAAGATAAAGTATTTATTCTTTCAAAAGATGGTTACTTATATGGGGAATTGAGTTTGGATAAGGTTGATGATTTTTTTGGAAATTTTAAATTTAATAAAGTTGGAAGAGAATTATCAGATAACAAATATTATTTCTCAGAAAAGAAAATAGGTGACGATTACTATTACCTAGGAATGCTTGCCTTAAAAAATGACAATAGTGATGATTATATTGGAGATATAGGAGTTGCTATATCAAAAAATGATTTCGTTGCAATTAAGTATATGTTAGCAACTATAATATTAGTTGTGGGTATACTAGCAGTTGTTATAAGTACAGCACTTTGTGCAAGAATTTTTGCTAAACTTCTAAGTCCTTTAAATGCACTTGCAGATAAAACTGAAAAAATAGGCGTAAATGATGAAAAAGATAAAGGTGGAATAGATTTTAAAGAAGAAAATATCTTTGAAATTCGTTCAATTTCAAATTCTTTGAAGTTTATGGCAGAAAGAATAGAAGAAAATGAAAAACTTTTGAAACAAAAAAACAACAAATTAAATACAAACTTGAATAGATTAGTAGCAGTTGAAAAGTTATTGATGGGTATAGACTTAGTTGGAAGTCTATCAGAAGGGGTAAATGAAGTTTTAAGAACTTTGACATCAGAAGTTGGTTTAGGTTATAGTAGGGCCATATATTTAGAGTATGGAGAAGAAAGAGATGAACTTTCAGTAAAAAATTATGCTATAAATCCTTCTATATTAGCAAATACAGAAAAATATACTGAAGGGATAAATGGTTTCACATTTCAGATTAATAATATAGGGGAGATGATACCTCTTTTAAATGTAAAGTATGAACCAGGTGGAATATTCTGGGAAAGTATGGAATCAGGGAGAATAATCTATCACAACGACAAAGGTTTTAAATATACTTATGGAAATAAACTATTTAAGACACTTGGTTTAAAAAACTTTATGGTATTACCTGTTGCTGATAAAGATATAAAAATAGGTTGTATATTGGTTGATTATTTTGGAAAAGATAATTTAATTTCAGAAGAAGAAGTTGAAGTAAATAACTTATTGTTGATGAACTTGCTAATTAGAATTAAGAATGCTATGACAGAAGAAAGTAAACTGATGAAAGAAAGATATTTAACAATGTCTAAAGTTTCTAATAAGTTCATTAAGAATAATAAAAAATTAATCAATCATATTGAAACTTTTATTGAAAATTTAACAAATAATGGATATAATAATAAAGATATAGATAAAATAAAACGACACTTAAGAGATGAAAAAAGGAAAAATATTGTTATCAAGGATTCTTTAGATAGTAGCAAAAATGATTTTGAAGTATTTAATTTTGAAAAATTAATAGAAAAAATAGTAAAAAATAGTGAGAAAATATTAAAAAAATATGGAATAAATACTTCACTATTTATAGATTTTTCTGGAAATATGTATGGAGATAAGAAAAAAATATATCAAATGTTCATACAAATTTTAAGAAATTCAATAAACGCTATTCTTACTAGGAATAAATTAGATAAAAAGATTAATATAGTTGTTGTAGGGGATAAAAATCATCGTATTATTTTAGAGATAATTGATAATGGTGTTGGAATGACACAGGAAGAAGTCAAGGCAGTTATGAGACCATATTCAGATGTAAAAGGTGATAGTATTATGGGAACAGGACTTATAACTATATACAAAATAGTAAAAGAGCATAATGGATTTATGACTATATCTTCCGAATTAGATATTGGAACAAAGATAAGAATAATTTTTAATGAATACAGGGAGGAAACAAATCAATGAGCGAGAAAGAGTACACAAGTACGCTACACTTACCAAAAACAGACTTTCAAATGAAAGCAAATTTGCCTAATAAAGAGCCAAAGTACATAAAGAAATGGGCTGAGGAGAAGATTTATGAAAAAGGCTTAGAAAAAAATAAAAATGGGGAAACTTTTATATTACATGATGGACCACCTTATGCAAATGGGAATACTCATATAGGACATGCTTTAAATAAGATATTAAAAGACATAATTATAAAGTATAAAACATTTAGAGGATTTAAATCACCTTATGTTCCTGGTTGGGATACTCATGGATTACCAATAGAACTACAAGTAGTTAAAGAAGTTGGACTTGGAAAAGCAAGAGAAATGTCTGCTTTAGAAATAAGAAAACTTTGTGAAAAATATGCTAGAAAATGGGTAGGAATACAAAAAGAACAATTCATAAGGTTAGGAGTTTTAGGAGATTGGGATAATCCTTATCTAACACTTGACCCTAGATTTGAAGCTAAACAATTAGAATTATTTGGAGAAATCTATGAAAAAGGTTATATATTTAAAGGGTTAAAACCTGTTTATTGGTCACCTGCAACAGAAACAGCACTTGCTGAAGCTGAAATAGAATACTATGACCATACATCTCCATCTATCTATGTAAGAATGCAAGCTAATAAAGATTTATTAGATAAAATAGGATTTAATGAAGATGCCTTTGTTTTAATATGGACAACTACACCTTGGACATTACCAGCAAATGTAGCTATATGTTTAAATGAAAATTTTGACTATGGGCTATATAAAACAGAAAAAGGTAATTTAATTCTTGCAAAAGATTTAGCAGAAAGTGCATTTAAAGATATAGGAATAGAAAATGCAGAGCTTATAAAAGAATTTAAAGGTAAAGAATTAGAATATACAACATATCAACATCCTTTCTTAGAAAGAACAGGACTTATAATCTTAGGAGACCATGTTACTGCTGATGCAGGTACAGGAGCAGTTCACACTGCACCAGGACATGGACAAGATGACTATGTTGTTGGACTTAGCTATAAGTTACCAGTTATATCTCCAATAGACCATAGAGGTTGCCTAACAGAAGAAGCAGGAGATTTATTTAAAGGACTTGTTTATTCAGAAGCTAATAAGGCTATAATAAAATACTTAACTGAAACTGGGCATATATTAAAAATGCAAGAAATAAACCACTCTTATCCACATGATTGGAGATCTAAGACACCTGTTATATTCAGAGCTACTGAACAATGGTTCATAAGAATGGAAGGTGGAGATTTAAGAGAAAAGACTTTAAAAGTTATAGATGAAATAAACTTTATACCAGCTTGGGGAAAAAATAGAATAGGTTCTATGATGGAAACAAGACCTGATTGGTGTATATCAAGACAAAGAGTTTGGGGAGTTCCTATACCAATCTTCTATAATGATGAAACAAATGAAGAAATATTCCATAAAGAAATATTAGATAGAATCTGTGACTTAGTAAGAGAACATGGAACTAATATCTGGGTTGAAAAAAGTCCAGAAGAATTAATAGGAGAAGAACTATTAGTTAAATATAATCTAAAAGGATTAAAATTAAGAAAAGAAACAAATATAATGGATGTTTGGTTTGACTCAGGAAGCAGCCATAGAGGAGTATTAGAAGTTTGGGAAGGTTTACATAGACCTTGTGACTTATATCTTGAAGGTTCAGACCAACATAGAGGTTGGTTCCATACTTCACTTTTAACATCAGTTGCTTCAACTGGAGATTCACCTTATAAGAGTGTATTAACTCATGGCTTTGTTAATGATGGTGAAGGAAGAAAAATGTCTAAATCATTAGGAAACACAGTTTCTCCTGAAGATGTAATAAAAGTTTATGGAGCAGATATATTAAGACTTTGGTGTGGTTCTGTTGACTATAGAGATGATGTAAGAATATCTGATAATATAGTTAAACAAATGTCAGAAGCATACAGAAGGATAAGAAATACTGCAAGATATATACTTGGAAATTCTTATGATTTTAATCCAAAAACTGATAAAGTAGCATATAAAGATATGTTAGAAATAGATAAATGGGCTTTAAATAAATTAGAAGTATTAAAGAGAAGTGTAACTGAAAGTTATGATAAATATGAATTCTATAACTTATTCCAAGGTATACACTACTTTGCAGCAATAGATATGTCAGCTTTCTACTTAGATATAATAAAAGATAGACTTTATACTGAAAAGAAAGATTCTACTGCAAGAAGAGCAGCACAAACAGTTATGTATGAAGTTTTAATGACTTTAACAAAAATGGTTGCACCAATACTTTCATTTACAGCAGAAGAAATCTGGGAAAGTTTACCAGCTGAAACAAGAGAATCTGAATCAATTTTCTTAGCAGATTGGTATGTAAATAATGATGAATATTTAAAACCAGAGCTTGACGAAAAGTGGCAACAAATAATAAAACTAAGAAAAGAAGTAAATAAAAAATTAGAAAAAGCTAGACAAGGTGAAAACAAAATAATAGGAAACTCTTTAGATGCAAAAGTTAGCTTATACACAGAAGATAATACTCTAAAAGAATTTATGAAAGAAAACTTAGAATTATTAGAAACAGTATTTATCGTTTCTGATATTGAAGTAGTAGAATCTGCTGATGGAAACTATACAGATGCAGAAGAAATAGAAAAATTAAAAATAAAAATTGCTCATGCAAATGGTGAAAAGTGTGAAAGATGTTGGAAGTATGATGAGTTAGGAACTGACTCAGAACATCCTACACTTTGCCCAAGATGTACAGCAGTTTTGAAATAGGAGACAGTATGATTTATATATTCTTGTTCTTAATATTACTTATAATAGACCAGTATTCAAAATTTATAGTGGATAGTACATTATCTGTTGGAGAAACAGTACCAGTGATAGATAATTTTTTCAATCTAACTTATGTACAAAACAGAGGAGTAGCTTTTGGACTATTTCAAGGTAAGATAGACATAGTAAGCATTTTAGCAATAGTTGCAATAGGATTAATTTTATTCTATTTCTGTAAAAATTTTAAAAAGATAAGTTTTTTAGAAAGAATAGCTTATACTATGATATTTGCAGGAGCAGTAGGAAATATGGTAGATAGAATATTTAGAGCCTATGTAGTAGATATGTTAGATTTTAGAGGTATTTGGTCTTTCATATTTAACTTTGCAGATGTATGGATAAATATAGGTGTAGTTTTGATAATAGTGGAACATATATTTTTCAATAGAAAAAAGAGGGTGAAATAAAAAATGACATTTCAAGAAATAATTTTTTCTTTACAACAATATTGGAGTTCTAAGGGTTGTATAATTGGTAATCCTTATGATATAGAAAAAGGAGCAGGGACATTTAATCCAAATACATTTTTGATGTCTTTAGGACCTGAACCTTGGAATGTGGCCTATGTAGAGCCATCAAGAAGACCGAAAGATGGAAGATATGGGGATAATCCTAATAGAGTTTATCAACATCATCAATTTCAAGTAATAATGAAACCATCTCCAACTAATATTCAAGAGTTATATCTTGAAAGTTTAAGAGTTTTAGGAATAGAACCTGAAAAACATGATATAAGATTTGTTGAAGATGACTGGGAATCTCCTACTCTTGGAGCTTGGGGACTTGGTTGGGAAGTATGGTTAGATGGAATGGAAATAACTCAATTTACTTATTTCCAACAAGTTGGAGGATTAGAATTAGATGTAATCCCTGTTGAAATCACTTATGGTTTAGAAAGACTTGCACTATATATTCAAAATAAAGAAAATGTGTATGATTTAGAATGGACTAAAGGTGTAAAATATGGAGATATGAGGTATCAATTTGAATTTGAAAACTCTAAATACTCTTTTGAACTTGCTACTTTAGATAAACATTTTAAATGGTTTGATGAGTATGAAGAAGAAGCTAAGAAAATCTTAGATCAAGGTTTAGTTTTACCAGCTTATGACTATGTTTTAAAATGTTCTCATGCTTTTAATGTTTTAGATTCAAGAGGAGCTATTTCAACAACTGAAAGAATGGGATATATTTTAAGAGTTAGAAATTTAGCTAGAAGATGTGCAGAAGTATTTGTGGAAAATAGAAAAGCATTGGGTTACCCTCTTTTAAATAAAAAATAAATTTAATGATTTTCCTTGAAAATTGTATAAATAAAAACTTAAAAAATAGTTCGTTATTAAGTAGATTTCTTAACAATAAAAAATCAAGAGTTCGCTGCAAATTCGGTAAACTTGCCAACAAGTTGGCTTCAAACAAACCGAGATTTGCTCGGCTCACTCTATTTGATTTTTTATCTAAAATCTACAATCATAACTCACTTATTTTTTACAGTTTTTTCTAGAGTGTTTTTCAAAGAAAATTTTATAAAAATTGATTGTCATAAAATTATTTTTTATTAAAAGATTAAAGAAAGAGGAGGATATATAAAGTGGAATTATTATTTGAAATAGGAATGGAAGAAATACCTGCAAGATTTTTAAATCAAGCATTGGAAGATTTAAAGAATAATTTTGAAAAAAAATTAAAAAATAATAGAATAAAATTTAGTGGTGTAAGAACTTATGGAACACCTAGGAGACTTGTTTTAGTTGTTAATGAAGTGGCAGAAATGCAAGAAGACTTAGATGAATTAAACATAGGTCCATCAAGAGAAAGAGCCTATAAAGATGGGACTTTAACAAAAGCTGGTGAAGGTTTCTTAAAGGCACATAGAATAGAAGAAGAACAAATAGAAATAGTTAAAAATGACAAGGGAGAATATATAGCATTCAAAAGATTTTCAAAAGGAAAACCTACTGAAACTATACTTCCAGAAATTTTAAAAGCCTTAGTTTTAGAAGAAACTTTCCAAAAATCAATGAGATGGTCAGATAAAACAATCAGATTTGCAAGACCTATTGAGTGGTTTTTAGCTCTATATGGTGGTA is part of the Fusobacterium nucleatum genome and encodes:
- a CDS encoding toxin-antitoxin system YwqK family antitoxin, whose protein sequence is MKKNFRFCILFILIFLFNTLIAKAEREVKKEDIELKNGIIYFKGEENSYNGIVKENYPNGKLKENLIVANGKVNGNVKVYYENGNLKYDTSYKNNKKDGIEKIYSPDGKLEMEVPYKNGVKDGVQKQYSKDGKLIVEATLKNNLRNGSYKDYFENGKIENEGMYKDDKEEGIHKEYYSNGKIKKEVEFKAGIPNGIAREYNEKGIKEKETSFKNGIEDGIRKNFYKNGNLKYSVEMKNGVENGAFKQYYENGVLEIEAFYKNGKLEGIRKDYYKSGKLEVEGFHKNGEPDGWTYVYNEDGSLKREIFFVEGKAYEKDNKKK
- a CDS encoding diguanylate phosphodiesterase: MKKFELRPIYYPKDSYLNYILEIWVDGVNISQFYEENKLRIDVGYIFHIYNFFDNYLEEIIKEEVLPYENIEGTTIFETIDNIKEKYFYWLKDDYGHDEDDETDEEIEQIINISEPFYEWQRAHRLLLSGPFLYIPDIIFRRIGDKIEISWDTTWDITYQQRKYENENIKFISTKGVSYIDANEFYLEIKKFLKKIDNISKIQNEKFHIIEKTGKLIYTKDPYNNIEFKEEKEFLQDLEKIGYKFFTIYELVLITEKDKKIVPVILKYLSKIEDENIKTHLAYFLAVKNYKEASEKLIKEFYNAKTNEYRIALSKALSTIYNKDILNELLEIAKNKEYKDVNFPIIFTLRKYRDIRVKMFFEK
- a CDS encoding RNA-binding transcriptional accessory protein codes for the protein MEKIYKIVAEELKIPVDKVENTIKLLDDGATIPFVARYRKEITGNLDEVQIGDILQKVEYLRNLEERKEEVIRLIEEQGKLTEELRNSIIEAKILQEVEDIYFPYRKKKKTKADIAKERGLEPLAEKFYIANNLEEIQNLAKDFITEEVPTVEDAIEGAMLIIAQNISEKAEYRERIREIYLKYSIIESKASKKAAELDEKKVYNDYYEYAEKVEKMPSHRILALNRGEKEDILTIHLRLEDSDRERIENMILREFSKNDLVSIYKEIIKDSLDRLIVPSIEREVRNALTERAEIESIAVFKDNLKNLLLQAPLKEKNVLALDPGYRTGCKVAVIDKYGFYKENTVFFLVEAMHNPKQIQDARDKFLKLVKKYDIDIVSIGNGTASRETETFVANIIKEEKLNVKYLIVNEAGASVYSASKIAAEEFPDLDVTVRGAISIGRRIQDPLAELVKIDPKSIGVGMYQHDVNQSKLDESLDNVISHVVNNVGANINTASWALLSHISGIKKTVAKNIVDYRKENGNFKNRKEILKVKGVGPKAYEQMAGFLVIPEGENILDNTVIHPESYGIAEAILEKIGFDLEKYNNELDVARERLKSFDYKKFAKENEFGLETVKDVYEALLKDRRDPRDDFEKPLLKSDILNIDNLEVGMELEGTVRNVVKFGAFIDIGLKNDALLHISEISDKYIDDPSKVLSVGQIIKVKIKDVDKDRGRVGLTRKGQN
- a CDS encoding HAMP domain-containing histidine kinase encodes the protein MFIKKDSLLLRIISYNGIAIVIVASIMATLFGIMIFNELNMRLLDKSRERTLLVNKAYLFVIDRSREQLYDASNDAVNLVLVDSNDKLLQNRLASAVRNQLSTESYALYGKSFIQIVSPNRRILGESGDRDIKYDLYKSNNIIPSKEFLEYGKAEYVSTKDALYVRIVQPYRLYRSTERNFIVLTFPLTNYSLSEIKEYAYLTKEDKVFILSKDGYLYGELSLDKVDDFFGNFKFNKVGRELSDNKYYFSEKKIGDDYYYLGMLALKNDNSDDYIGDIGVAISKNDFVAIKYMLATIILVVGILAVVISTALCARIFAKLLSPLNALADKTEKIGVNDEKDKGGIDFKEENIFEIRSISNSLKFMAERIEENEKLLKQKNNKLNTNLNRLVAVEKLLMGIDLVGSLSEGVNEVLRTLTSEVGLGYSRAIYLEYGEERDELSVKNYAINPSILANTEKYTEGINGFTFQINNIGEMIPLLNVKYEPGGIFWESMESGRIIYHNDKGFKYTYGNKLFKTLGLKNFMVLPVADKDIKIGCILVDYFGKDNLISEEEVEVNNLLLMNLLIRIKNAMTEESKLMKERYLTMSKVSNKFIKNNKKLINHIETFIENLTNNGYNNKDIDKIKRHLRDEKRKNIVIKDSLDSSKNDFEVFNFEKLIEKIVKNSEKILKKYGINTSLFIDFSGNMYGDKKKIYQMFIQILRNSINAILTRNKLDKKINIVVVGDKNHRIILEIIDNGVGMTQEEVKAVMRPYSDVKGDSIMGTGLITIYKIVKEHNGFMTISSELDIGTKIRIIFNEYREETNQ